The genomic segment ATTCCACGCATTATTTCTGGCCGCAGAGCGACGACCCGGTGATCGAGCTGGGCTATGTCACGCCGCGGACGGAGCTGGCCTTCACCCTCATCCCGGCGCATCGCGGGCTGCGTGTGCTGAGCACCCCGAAGAATGACGGGGCGTTCAGCAATTTCGCGGTGAACGGGTCGCACCGGTTCGACCTTGGCCGGGGCAGGAGCCTGCGGCTGGGGGCCGGGTTTCTGCGCGGGACGATCTATGACAGCGTCATCGCCCATCACCCGCCCGGCGTGGGCATTAACCGGCAATGGAACGGGTTGTGGGACGTGAATGCCGTCTACAATGCGCCGCGCTTCGACCTGATGGCCGAGTTCACCCGCACGCTGCATGACTGGCCGGCGACGGGGCATCACGTGCAGGCCACCACGTTGCAGGGGCGCTGGCGGGGTGAGGTCTTCGGCCGGCCGGCGGTTTGGTCTGCCTCGGTGAGCCGGGGGGTGCAGGGCGCGCGGGGCCTGCCGTGGGAGGTGATGGAGCAGGCGATACTCGGGCTCGAGGTGGACCTGGCGCCGCATGTGAAGGTTGGCGCCGAGTACATGTATAACGAAGGGTTCGTGCCGCTGATCCTGCCGCGGGTGACAAGCGTGGCGGGGGTGAAATCGCACACGGTGATCCTGGGGGCGGAACTGACCTTTTGAGCGACCCGACCGGGCGATCACCTGCGGGACAGGTCATGGCGGTCGGCTGGCCGTTGGTATTGCCGGGCGCGCCCGCGCGATGCGGTTTGTCTGGCGGTTCGGCGACGTTGCGGCAAGACGCGGACGGGGCGGGACCAGGTGCCCGTGCAGGGCAGACTCAGGGGGCGGGCGCTTTGCCGCGTTGCAGGCATGGATCATGCGGCAGCGCGGCGAAAACTTGACCGGCGGCCCCCTCGACAGCGTTGGCTGGCGGCATATGTTGTGTTGCATGACGCGCCTGAGCGCCTTGAAATCAAGCAGTTTTTGGCGAACCGGCCCGCGATCTCGCCGTGTGACGATCGGGGCCGTCCGGCCCGTGCGAAATTGTCACCGTCTGGTTGACCCCATCATGGGGCAGGGGTAAACCCGATTATGTCAAAAGAGCCAGCTTGATGCGCATGGCATTGCGCATGAAAGGAGCCACCACGTGGATGAGATGCTGAGGGAGTACCTCCCCGTCCTTTTTCTTCTGGCCATTGCCATCGGTCTTGGCCTTGTCCTGATCCTCGCCGCCGTCGTTCTGGCCGTCCGTCACCCGGACCCGGAGAAGGTGAGTGCCTATGAATGCGGCTTCAACGCTTTCGACGATGCGCGGATGAAGTTCGATGTGCGGTTCTACCTCGTGTCGATCCTGTTCATCATTTTCGATCTGGAGATCGCGATGCTGTTCCCGTGGGCCGTGG from the Roseovarius indicus genome contains:
- a CDS encoding NADH-quinone oxidoreductase subunit A encodes the protein MDEMLREYLPVLFLLAIAIGLGLVLILAAVVLAVRHPDPEKVSAYECGFNAFDDARMKFDVRFYLVSILFIIFDLEIAMLFPWAVAFQDISMAAFWSMMVFLAVLTAGFAYEWRKGAMEWE